Proteins co-encoded in one Betaproteobacteria bacterium genomic window:
- a CDS encoding efflux RND transporter permease subunit: MMELVRLALRRPYTVAVLSLLVLLLGVLAATRMIVDFFPKIDIPVVFVGWQYSGLSAEEMERRVVIISERAYSTTVSGIERIESSCIPGVGMVKVFFHPGMDIGAAIAQINAINGTVLRILPPGISPPVIVRYNPATVPIVNLTFSSKTLPEGRMFDHAFNFVRVKLFTIPGLQVPAPFGGRLRQISVDLNPTLMTAKGVSPNDVVQAIQNYNLLIPSGTARIGSIDYNVLMNSSPATVDDFNRIPLKVMGRVPVSVGDVAKVEDGFAVQNNIVHVDGRRATYLTILKHADASSLKVVDGVRELLGEIKAGANAAGLEDMELSLDVDQSKFVRAAIRNVTYEAVLASVLVSLMILLFLGSWRNTIVVITSIPCAMFAGVILLYLTGNTINLMTLGGLALATGILVDDATVAVENIHRHRSLGQPLMVAILDGSREVALPRTMATLAICIVFFPVSFLYGASKYLFVPLALSVVFSLLASYILSFTLVPMLSRLLLVHEHVDHEQGGRGWFARFNAGRDRIIDGLTSFYGGILTMVMSHRLFMMAIVVVFGGLSLALVKVTGTDFFPTPDVGIMKLHFRAPIGTRIEESEKLVLQVQDEIRKLVPEKELDRIHDMVGVPIFFNLALVPTDNVSGMDAEIVILLKAPHKPVEHYMREIRRQIPPKFPGSDFYFQNADIVSQVLNFGLPAPIDIQVQDANFERAQGYASRVKRAIEETPGAVDVRQMQVLNYPALKVDVDRMRAARMGLTQRDVATSALVSLSSSAIISPSYFLNPNGVNYTVSVQTPPERISSVEALMATPITPVVSSIAVPSRERRLGDVPGAPVVALGNVASVKPELSYQSVSHYTVQRVIDIAANVDGRDLGSTVKAIQKKIAEITSEKNFPKTAKIVTRGQYEVMMSSFESLLLGLVLAVILVYALLVMLFQSWTDPFIIMMAVPGALIGILWMLVVTGTTLNVMSLMGAIMAVGIGVSNSILVVSFAND; the protein is encoded by the coding sequence ATGATGGAACTCGTGCGGCTGGCCCTGCGCCGGCCGTACACGGTGGCGGTGCTGTCCCTGCTCGTGCTGTTGCTGGGAGTCCTGGCCGCCACCCGGATGATCGTCGACTTCTTCCCGAAGATCGACATCCCCGTCGTGTTCGTGGGCTGGCAGTACAGCGGCCTCTCGGCCGAGGAGATGGAACGGCGGGTCGTCATCATCTCCGAGCGCGCCTACTCGACCACGGTATCGGGCATCGAGCGCATCGAGTCCTCCTGCATTCCCGGCGTGGGCATGGTGAAGGTGTTCTTCCATCCCGGAATGGACATCGGCGCGGCCATCGCCCAGATCAACGCCATCAACGGCACCGTCCTGCGCATCCTGCCGCCGGGCATCTCTCCGCCCGTGATCGTCCGGTACAACCCGGCAACGGTGCCCATCGTCAATCTGACGTTCTCGAGCAAGACCTTGCCCGAGGGTCGCATGTTCGACCACGCGTTCAACTTCGTGCGCGTGAAGCTCTTCACGATTCCCGGCCTCCAGGTGCCCGCGCCCTTCGGCGGCCGGCTGCGGCAGATCTCGGTCGACCTGAATCCCACGCTGATGACCGCCAAGGGCGTGTCGCCCAACGACGTGGTCCAGGCCATCCAGAACTACAACCTGCTCATCCCGTCGGGCACGGCCCGAATCGGCAGCATCGACTACAACGTGCTCATGAATTCGAGCCCGGCCACGGTGGACGACTTCAACAGGATTCCGCTCAAGGTGATGGGCCGGGTTCCCGTGTCGGTCGGCGACGTGGCCAAGGTGGAGGACGGCTTTGCGGTCCAGAACAACATCGTCCACGTCGACGGCCGCCGCGCCACCTACCTCACGATCCTGAAGCATGCGGATGCCTCCAGCCTGAAGGTGGTGGATGGCGTGCGGGAACTGCTCGGCGAAATCAAGGCAGGCGCCAACGCAGCAGGTCTGGAGGACATGGAGCTCTCTCTGGACGTGGACCAGTCCAAGTTCGTGCGCGCCGCCATCCGGAACGTGACTTACGAAGCCGTGCTGGCCTCCGTACTCGTCTCGTTGATGATCCTGCTGTTCCTGGGCAGCTGGCGAAACACGATCGTCGTGATCACGTCCATTCCCTGCGCGATGTTCGCGGGGGTGATCCTGCTCTACCTCACCGGCAACACGATCAACCTCATGACCCTGGGCGGCCTGGCCCTGGCCACGGGCATCCTGGTCGACGATGCCACGGTGGCGGTGGAGAACATCCATCGGCACCGCTCCCTCGGACAGCCGCTGATGGTCGCCATCCTGGACGGCTCGCGCGAGGTGGCGCTCCCCCGGACCATGGCCACGCTGGCCATCTGCATCGTGTTCTTCCCGGTGTCGTTCCTCTACGGCGCGTCCAAGTATCTGTTCGTGCCCCTGGCGCTCTCGGTGGTGTTCTCGCTGCTCGCGTCGTACATCCTGTCGTTCACCCTGGTGCCGATGCTGTCCCGGCTGCTGCTGGTGCACGAGCACGTGGATCACGAGCAGGGCGGCCGGGGCTGGTTCGCGCGCTTCAACGCGGGCCGCGACCGCATCATCGACGGTCTGACATCGTTCTACGGCGGCATCCTCACCATGGTGATGAGCCACCGCCTGTTCATGATGGCGATCGTCGTGGTGTTCGGCGGATTGAGTCTTGCCCTGGTGAAAGTGACGGGCACCGATTTCTTCCCCACGCCGGACGTGGGCATCATGAAGCTGCACTTCCGCGCACCCATCGGCACCCGGATCGAGGAATCCGAGAAGTTGGTCCTCCAGGTGCAGGACGAGATCCGCAAGCTGGTTCCGGAGAAGGAACTCGATCGCATCCACGACATGGTAGGCGTGCCCATCTTCTTCAATCTGGCGCTGGTGCCCACGGACAACGTGAGCGGCATGGACGCCGAGATCGTGATCCTGCTCAAGGCGCCCCACAAGCCGGTCGAGCACTACATGCGCGAGATCCGGCGTCAGATTCCGCCGAAGTTCCCCGGCTCCGACTTCTACTTCCAGAACGCCGACATCGTCTCGCAGGTGCTCAACTTCGGCCTGCCGGCGCCCATCGACATCCAGGTCCAGGATGCGAACTTCGAGCGTGCCCAGGGCTACGCCTCGCGCGTGAAGCGCGCGATCGAGGAAACGCCCGGCGCGGTCGACGTCCGCCAGATGCAGGTGCTCAACTATCCCGCGCTCAAGGTGGACGTGGACCGGATGCGCGCCGCCCGCATGGGCCTCACCCAGCGAGACGTGGCGACGAGCGCCCTGGTGAGCCTGTCTTCCAGCGCGATCATCAGCCCCTCGTATTTTCTGAACCCCAACGGCGTGAACTACACGGTATCCGTCCAGACGCCGCCGGAACGCATCTCGAGCGTGGAAGCCCTGATGGCGACGCCCATCACGCCGGTCGTGAGTTCCATCGCCGTGCCTTCCCGCGAGCGCCGGCTCGGCGACGTTCCGGGCGCTCCTGTCGTGGCGCTCGGCAACGTGGCCTCGGTGAAACCCGAACTGAGCTATCAGTCGGTTTCCCACTACACCGTCCAGCGCGTGATCGACATTGCGGCGAACGTGGACGGGCGCGATCTCGGCAGCACGGTGAAGGCCATCCAGAAGAAGATCGCCGAGATCACTTCGGAGAAGAACTTCCCCAAGACGGCCAAGATCGTCACGCGCGGCCAGTACGAGGTGATGATGTCTTCCTTCGAGAGCCTGCTGCTGGGCCTCGTGCTGGCGGTCATCCTCGTCTACGCGCTGCTGGTGATGCTGTTCCAGTCATGGACGGACCCCTTCATCATCATGATGGCCGTGCCGGGTGCGCTGATCGGCATCCTGTGGATGCTGGTCGTCACGGGCACCACGCTCAACGTGATGTCGCTCATGGGAGCGATCATGGCGGTGGGCATCGGTGTGTCCAACTCGATCCTGGTCGTCAGCTTCGCCAACGACTAA
- a CDS encoding efflux RND transporter permease subunit — protein MNVISAAIEAGKTRLRPVLMTAAAMIIGMIPMAMGLGEAGEQNAPLGRAVIGGLVLATVSTLFVVPVVYTLMRRRMPTLHALDDRFERESRGEVIPE, from the coding sequence GTGAACGTGATCTCCGCGGCCATCGAGGCCGGCAAGACACGGCTGCGCCCCGTACTGATGACGGCCGCCGCGATGATCATCGGCATGATTCCCATGGCCATGGGGCTGGGCGAGGCGGGCGAGCAGAACGCGCCGCTGGGCCGTGCCGTCATCGGCGGTCTCGTCCTTGCCACCGTGTCGACACTGTTCGTCGTTCCCGTCGTCTACACACTGATGCGCCGGCGCATGCCCACCCTGCACGCGCTGGACGACCGCTTCGAGCGCGAATCCCGCGGCGAAGTCATTCCGGAGTAA
- a CDS encoding efflux RND transporter periplasmic adaptor subunit, with the protein MSGFQQRSFAAFYVIGAVLIGGAGLFTWKYFKGQEAAEQEQAKVRVAQLAAGPSVTVAKAQRGPNVRKLNLVGEALPYQSTTVFSKVSGYLSRITVDVGDVVKAGQLIAEIQAPEIDAQIATIATGLENKVRLAQRTRELTQAGFFSQQASDNAENDVRVARSQISELRTLGGYRLVKAPFSGVVVNRYADVGAMVTNAAANQTAALPLVTIADASRLKVTVFAEQADAPSVKPGLEVEIVDASAPERKVQGKVTRVSGELDARTRTRRTEVEFDNANGDFVPGSFVNVAVLIPATSYIEVPAGALVTRDKKTWVATVDGSKTAHFVPIAIAGTDGKVLRIASGLEEGTPVIVSPPASLADGGKVDPQQPPGSPGAGAPAKSAAPEPGKSPAK; encoded by the coding sequence ATGTCGGGCTTCCAGCAACGCTCGTTCGCTGCCTTCTACGTGATCGGCGCCGTCTTGATCGGCGGCGCCGGCCTGTTCACCTGGAAATATTTCAAGGGCCAGGAAGCCGCGGAACAGGAACAAGCAAAGGTCCGGGTTGCGCAACTGGCCGCCGGTCCGAGCGTGACGGTCGCCAAGGCTCAGCGCGGCCCCAACGTCAGAAAGCTGAACCTGGTCGGCGAGGCGCTTCCCTATCAATCCACCACCGTCTTCAGCAAGGTGAGCGGCTATCTCTCCCGGATCACCGTGGACGTCGGCGACGTGGTCAAGGCCGGGCAGCTCATCGCGGAGATCCAGGCGCCGGAGATCGACGCCCAGATCGCCACCATCGCGACCGGGCTGGAGAACAAGGTGCGCCTTGCCCAGCGCACGCGTGAGCTGACCCAGGCCGGATTCTTTTCGCAACAGGCGTCGGACAACGCCGAGAACGACGTGCGCGTCGCCCGCTCGCAGATATCGGAGCTGCGCACTCTCGGCGGCTATCGGCTGGTGAAGGCGCCCTTCAGCGGCGTGGTCGTCAATCGCTATGCCGACGTGGGCGCCATGGTGACGAACGCCGCGGCAAACCAGACGGCAGCGCTGCCGTTGGTCACCATCGCCGACGCCTCTCGTCTCAAGGTGACGGTGTTCGCGGAGCAGGCCGACGCGCCTTCCGTCAAGCCCGGCCTGGAAGTGGAGATCGTCGATGCGTCCGCGCCCGAGCGGAAGGTCCAGGGCAAGGTGACGCGGGTGTCGGGAGAATTGGACGCGCGCACACGGACGCGGCGCACGGAGGTGGAATTCGACAACGCGAACGGCGACTTCGTACCGGGGAGCTTCGTCAACGTGGCGGTGCTGATACCGGCGACGTCCTATATCGAAGTGCCGGCGGGCGCCCTCGTCACGCGCGACAAGAAGACCTGGGTCGCGACCGTGGACGGCAGCAAGACAGCCCATTTTGTGCCCATTGCGATCGCGGGCACGGACGGCAAGGTGCTCAGGATCGCCAGCGGGCTGGAGGAAGGCACTCCGGTCATCGTGAGCCCGCCCGCCAGCCTGGCGGACGGAGGGAAGGTCGATCCCCAGCAGCCTCCTGGTTCGCCCGGGGCAGGGGCGCCGGCCAAGTCGGCCGCGCCTGAACCCGGAAAGTCACCCGCCAAGTAG
- a CDS encoding alpha/beta fold hydrolase — MNERRSEGHGRARPGTGIRAWLAAVAAIVSLPCAAFAGMSHRVESSAGPLHVWEKCTAPCADRPVVVLAHGSGSSGRESFDLQVKDTAGVSLMDVLADAGYDVFAPDVRGFGRSARPAEGVTTAQAAEDLHTVVEHVRRLRGVGRVAVVAWSWGTQYAGLFVAAHPDSVARFVSYAQMHADSPDLVRRRAGIDAFRASPYRTIAPGAWTGRFHSQTPDGCTDPAVQAAFAQAAAQAEPQTPNGPQVDMATRMPMVDPRQLAVPVLIIHGQFDDVADVPGLIPFFSLLPHPEKRYVVVPDGGHMLHLQQGRFVFHRALLDFLR; from the coding sequence GTGAACGAAAGGAGAAGCGAAGGGCACGGCCGGGCGCGGCCGGGCACCGGCATTCGAGCCTGGCTTGCAGCGGTCGCGGCGATCGTGTCCCTGCCCTGCGCGGCGTTCGCGGGCATGTCACACCGGGTGGAATCGTCCGCAGGACCTCTGCATGTCTGGGAAAAATGCACCGCACCCTGTGCCGATCGGCCGGTGGTGGTCCTCGCCCACGGCTCCGGCTCGTCCGGCAGGGAGAGCTTCGACCTGCAGGTGAAGGACACGGCCGGCGTCAGCCTCATGGACGTGCTGGCCGACGCAGGCTACGACGTGTTCGCACCCGATGTGCGCGGGTTCGGGCGCTCGGCCCGGCCGGCCGAAGGTGTGACGACCGCACAGGCGGCGGAGGATCTCCACACGGTCGTCGAGCACGTCCGGCGGCTGCGCGGCGTCGGGCGCGTTGCCGTGGTCGCGTGGTCCTGGGGAACGCAGTACGCCGGACTGTTCGTCGCAGCGCATCCGGACAGCGTGGCTCGATTCGTCAGCTACGCGCAGATGCATGCGGACAGTCCCGACCTCGTCCGCCGCAGGGCAGGCATTGATGCGTTCCGGGCAAGTCCCTATCGCACCATCGCGCCGGGCGCGTGGACCGGCCGGTTCCATTCGCAGACACCGGACGGATGCACGGATCCCGCCGTGCAAGCGGCGTTCGCGCAAGCGGCCGCTCAGGCGGAGCCGCAGACCCCGAATGGCCCTCAGGTGGACATGGCGACCCGCATGCCGATGGTCGATCCGCGCCAGCTTGCGGTGCCGGTACTGATCATTCACGGCCAGTTCGACGACGTCGCGGACGTTCCGGGTCTGATTCCCTTCTTTTCGCTGCTGCCCCACCCGGAAAAGCGGTATGTCGTCGTTCCGGACGGCGGGCACATGCTGCACTTGCAGCAAGGGCGGTTCGTGTTTCATCGGGCCTTGCTGGACTTCCTCCGCTGA